In Pengzhenrongella sicca, a single genomic region encodes these proteins:
- a CDS encoding (deoxy)nucleoside triphosphate pyrophosphohydrolase yields MTAAPVLVVAAALVDDLAAPSALLAARRCTPAALAGRWEFPGGKVEPGEPPRDALRREIREELGVEIRLGAELVGPAEGAWPLARPYVLRLWLAAVVGGTPRPLVEHDELRWLPAGRWHDVPWLDADLPILTALVGAVVPR; encoded by the coding sequence ATGACTGCCGCCCCCGTCCTGGTCGTCGCCGCAGCACTCGTCGACGACCTCGCCGCGCCGAGCGCGCTGCTCGCCGCCCGCCGGTGCACGCCGGCGGCGCTGGCGGGCAGGTGGGAGTTTCCGGGCGGGAAGGTCGAGCCCGGCGAGCCGCCGCGGGACGCGTTGCGGCGCGAGATCCGCGAGGAGCTCGGCGTCGAGATCCGGCTGGGCGCCGAGCTGGTCGGCCCGGCCGAGGGCGCGTGGCCCCTGGCCCGGCCCTACGTGCTGCGGCTGTGGCTGGCCGCCGTCGTCGGCGGAACCCCGCGCCCCCTCGTCGAGCACGACGAGCTGCGCTGGCTGCCGGCCGGCCGCTGGCACGACGTCCCGTGGCTCGACGCCGACCTCCCGATCCTCACCGCCCTGGTCGGCGCGGTGGTCCCCCGCTGA
- the metE gene encoding 5-methyltetrahydropteroyltriglutamate--homocysteine S-methyltransferase encodes MTEQPSPTTPLSTSPTPNTSPAAPEFPAATILGYPRIGPRRELKKAIESFWAGRSSAADVETAAAALRTRTRSRLVELGLDPSNASIPSNFSYYDQVLDAAVLAGVVPARFAHLADPATGRLDLAGYSTLARGAGDDLPLEMTKWFDTNYHYLVPEIGPDTAFRFADDRVVHEFAEGLAEGVLTRPVLVGPVTFLLLAKAADGAPAGFAPIDRLADLLPVYVQLLTALAAAGATWVQLDEPALVSDSIEATPERVLAALVEAYGVLSTELTRPNRPAIVVAAPYGGLGSALPVLASTDVDAIAIDLVRGAAPTGPVAGLETKTLVAGVVDGHNIWRADLGSALDTLESLRGLGAAAVAVGTSTSLLHVPHDVEDEPALDPTLRAWLAFADQKVGEVVTLSQGLTKGRDAVADRLEASRAGLANRTQAPGVVRPEVRGRLADLADGDFHRGDFATRKSEQAARLQLPPLPTTTIGSFPQTPEIRKARAAHAKGDLTTEQYDAEMQAEIRRVVELQERIGLDVLVHGEPERNDMVQYFAENLDGFAATQNGWVQSYGSRCVRPPILWGDVARPAPITVRWSTFTASLTNKPVKGMLTGPVTILAWSFVRNDQPLRDTANQVALALRDEIGDLEAAGIGVVQVDEPALRELLPLRAADHAAYLDWSVASFRLATSGVRPETQIHTHLCYSEFGEIFGAIDGLDADVTSIEAARSRMEILADIAAQGYQRGIGPGVYDIHSPRIPSEAEVTELLGKAVGSVAADQLWVNPDCGLKTRKYDEVIGSLEHIVAAAKTVRATLPA; translated from the coding sequence ATGACCGAACAGCCCAGCCCGACCACTCCGCTCAGCACCTCCCCCACCCCGAACACCTCTCCCGCCGCGCCGGAGTTCCCGGCCGCGACGATCCTCGGCTACCCCCGGATCGGCCCGCGCCGCGAGCTCAAGAAGGCGATCGAGTCCTTCTGGGCCGGTCGCTCGAGCGCCGCCGACGTCGAGACCGCCGCCGCCGCGCTCCGCACGCGCACCCGTTCCCGCCTCGTCGAGCTGGGCCTCGACCCGTCGAACGCCTCGATCCCGTCGAACTTCTCGTACTACGACCAGGTGCTCGACGCGGCGGTGCTCGCCGGCGTCGTGCCCGCCCGGTTCGCGCACCTGGCCGACCCGGCCACGGGCCGCCTCGACCTCGCCGGCTACTCCACGCTGGCGCGCGGCGCGGGCGACGACCTGCCGCTCGAGATGACCAAGTGGTTCGACACCAACTACCACTACCTCGTGCCGGAGATCGGCCCGGACACCGCGTTCCGGTTCGCGGACGACCGCGTGGTCCACGAGTTCGCCGAGGGCCTCGCCGAGGGCGTGCTCACCCGCCCCGTCCTCGTCGGCCCGGTCACGTTCCTCCTGCTGGCCAAGGCCGCCGACGGCGCCCCGGCGGGCTTCGCGCCGATCGACCGGCTCGCGGACCTCCTGCCCGTCTACGTCCAGCTGCTCACCGCGCTCGCCGCGGCCGGCGCGACGTGGGTCCAGCTCGACGAGCCCGCGCTCGTCTCCGACTCGATCGAGGCGACCCCCGAGCGGGTGCTCGCCGCGCTCGTGGAGGCCTACGGCGTGCTGTCCACCGAGCTCACACGGCCGAACCGGCCCGCGATCGTCGTCGCCGCGCCCTACGGCGGCCTCGGCTCGGCGCTGCCGGTGCTCGCCAGCACCGACGTCGACGCGATCGCGATCGACCTCGTCCGGGGCGCCGCCCCGACCGGCCCGGTCGCCGGGCTGGAGACGAAGACGCTGGTCGCGGGCGTCGTGGACGGCCACAACATCTGGCGCGCCGACCTCGGCTCCGCGCTCGACACGCTCGAGTCCCTGCGCGGGCTCGGCGCCGCCGCCGTCGCCGTCGGCACCTCGACGTCGCTGCTGCACGTCCCGCACGACGTCGAGGACGAGCCCGCGCTCGACCCGACCCTGCGCGCCTGGCTCGCGTTCGCCGACCAGAAGGTCGGCGAGGTCGTCACCCTCTCGCAGGGGCTGACCAAGGGGCGCGACGCCGTCGCCGACCGCCTCGAGGCCTCCCGGGCCGGGCTCGCAAACCGGACCCAGGCGCCCGGCGTCGTACGCCCGGAGGTGCGGGGCCGCCTGGCGGACCTCGCCGACGGAGACTTCCACCGCGGGGACTTCGCGACGCGCAAGTCGGAGCAGGCCGCCCGCCTGCAGCTCCCGCCCCTGCCGACCACGACGATCGGCTCGTTTCCCCAGACCCCGGAGATCCGCAAGGCCCGGGCCGCGCACGCCAAGGGCGACCTGACCACCGAGCAGTACGACGCCGAGATGCAGGCGGAGATCCGCCGGGTCGTCGAGCTGCAGGAGCGGATCGGCCTCGACGTGCTCGTGCACGGCGAGCCCGAGCGCAACGACATGGTGCAGTACTTCGCCGAGAACCTCGACGGGTTCGCGGCCACCCAGAACGGCTGGGTCCAGTCCTACGGCTCGCGCTGCGTGCGGCCCCCGATCCTGTGGGGCGACGTCGCGCGGCCCGCGCCGATCACGGTGCGCTGGTCCACGTTCACCGCGTCGCTGACGAACAAGCCGGTCAAGGGCATGCTGACCGGCCCGGTCACGATCCTGGCCTGGTCGTTCGTGCGCAACGACCAGCCGCTGCGGGACACCGCCAACCAGGTCGCGCTCGCGCTCCGCGACGAGATCGGCGACCTCGAGGCCGCCGGCATCGGCGTCGTGCAGGTGGACGAGCCCGCGCTGCGCGAGCTGCTCCCCCTGCGCGCGGCTGACCACGCGGCGTACCTGGACTGGTCCGTCGCGTCGTTCCGGCTTGCCACCTCGGGCGTGCGGCCCGAGACCCAGATCCACACGCACCTGTGCTACTCAGAGTTCGGCGAGATCTTCGGCGCGATCGACGGCCTGGACGCCGACGTGACGAGCATCGAGGCGGCCCGCTCGCGGATGGAGATCCTGGCCGACATCGCGGCGCAGGGCTACCAGCGCGGCATCGGCCCGGGGGTCTACGACATCCACTCGCCCCGCATCCCGAGCGAGGCCGAGGTCACCGAGCTGCTCGGCAAGGCCGTCGGCTCGGTCGCGGCCGATCAGCTGTGGGTCAACCCCGACTGCGGCCTCAAGACGCGCAAGTACGACGAGGTGATCGGCAGCCTCGAGCACATCGTCGCGGCCGCGAAGACCGTGCGCGCGACGCTGCCGGCCTGA
- a CDS encoding methylenetetrahydrofolate reductase codes for MPTTGFSGAPSPERAAPRPARANDRPTVSFELFPPRTPQTLEKLWTTVEALAAVRPDFISVTYGASGSTRQTTRDLVRELLASTSVLPIAHLTCVGTSRDEVTAIIEEFLDEGVRSFLALRGDPPAGQPDWRPNPAGLTRASELVDLIREVEAARCGLSPSQALRGAAHRLSVAVAAFPNGNPIAGSSREQDLRALQAKQDAGADFAITQLFYDPQHYLDLVRDARAAGITIPIVAGLIPTTEPARLLRVEALSGIRVPRELLAALEAADSPAQRHRVGIRASVEVAKAVLDGGAPGLHIYTFNKHEAALDLLEGAHLRGGAPMAPPPAGRPQSTPAQPDYISI; via the coding sequence ATGCCGACTACCGGTTTTTCAGGCGCACCGAGTCCCGAGCGCGCCGCGCCCCGCCCAGCGCGCGCCAACGACCGGCCCACGGTCTCGTTCGAGCTCTTCCCGCCGCGGACCCCGCAGACGCTCGAGAAGCTCTGGACGACGGTCGAGGCGCTCGCCGCCGTCCGCCCCGACTTCATCTCGGTGACGTACGGCGCGTCCGGGTCGACGCGCCAGACCACCCGCGACCTGGTCCGCGAGCTGCTCGCGAGCACCTCGGTCCTGCCGATCGCCCACCTGACCTGCGTCGGCACCTCGCGCGACGAGGTCACCGCGATCATCGAGGAGTTCCTCGACGAGGGCGTGCGCAGCTTCCTCGCGCTGCGCGGGGACCCGCCGGCCGGGCAGCCGGACTGGCGCCCGAACCCGGCCGGGCTGACCCGCGCGAGCGAGCTCGTCGACCTGATCCGCGAGGTCGAGGCGGCCCGCTGCGGGCTGTCCCCGAGCCAGGCGCTGCGCGGCGCCGCCCACCGCCTGAGCGTCGCGGTCGCGGCGTTCCCGAACGGCAACCCGATCGCCGGCAGCAGCCGCGAGCAGGACCTGCGCGCGCTGCAGGCCAAGCAGGACGCCGGCGCGGACTTCGCGATCACCCAGCTCTTCTACGATCCGCAGCACTACCTCGACCTGGTGCGGGACGCGCGCGCCGCCGGCATCACGATCCCGATCGTCGCGGGACTGATCCCGACCACGGAGCCCGCGCGGCTGCTGCGGGTCGAGGCCCTCAGCGGCATCAGAGTCCCCCGCGAGCTGCTGGCCGCCCTCGAGGCGGCGGACAGCCCCGCCCAACGGCACCGGGTGGGGATCCGCGCAAGCGTCGAGGTGGCCAAGGCCGTGCTCGACGGCGGCGCCCCTGGCCTGCACATCTATACGTTCAACAAGCACGAGGCCGCACTTGACCTGCTCGAGGGCGCGCACCTGCGCGGGGGAGCCCCGATGGCTCCCCCGCCGGCCGGAAGGCCGCAGAGCACGCCCGCCCAGCCTGACTACATCTCCATCTAG
- a CDS encoding DNA-3-methyladenine glycosylase I encodes MTTPGARCFGDGDPLYAEYHDTEWGVPVRGEHELFERVSLEAFQSGLSWLTILRKRPAFRAAFADFDPRVVARFGDEDTARLLADASIVRNRLKIAATIANARAILGLWDSGRTLSELVWSHAPSADVARPRPQSWEGVPGLTPESTALARELKANGFRFVGPTTAYASMQACGLVDDHLASCPVVLARAGRS; translated from the coding sequence ATGACAACTCCCGGCGCCCGCTGCTTCGGTGATGGCGACCCGCTCTACGCCGAGTACCACGACACCGAGTGGGGGGTCCCGGTGCGCGGCGAGCACGAGCTCTTCGAGCGCGTGAGCCTCGAGGCCTTCCAGTCCGGACTGTCGTGGCTGACGATCCTGCGCAAGCGCCCGGCCTTTCGCGCCGCGTTCGCCGACTTCGACCCGAGGGTCGTCGCGCGCTTCGGCGACGAGGACACCGCGCGGCTGCTGGCCGACGCCTCGATCGTGCGCAACCGGCTGAAGATCGCGGCGACGATCGCGAACGCGCGCGCGATCCTCGGGCTGTGGGACAGCGGCCGGACGCTCTCGGAGCTCGTCTGGTCCCACGCCCCGAGCGCCGACGTCGCGCGGCCCCGCCCGCAGTCGTGGGAGGGCGTGCCCGGGCTCACGCCCGAGTCGACGGCGCTCGCACGCGAGCTCAAGGCCAACGGGTTCCGGTTCGTCGGCCCGACGACGGCGTACGCGTCGATGCAGGCGTGCGGCCTGGTGGACGACCACCTCGCGAGCTGCCCGGTCGTCCTGGCGCGGGCGGGCCGGTCCTGA
- the hrpA gene encoding ATP-dependent RNA helicase HrpA yields the protein MGEHEVGTDGGGPTPHESATASTPTTPTTPTRGRRRRGGGPRARGGAPRTTDTKARGSDRADRGDRRDHGGEHRPEQVDAQQTARVGRKAQVRRAVVVPPIHYPPDLPVSARRDDISATIRDHQVVIVSGETGSGKTTQLPKILLELGRGRAGQIGHTQPRRIAARTVAERIAEEIGTPLGEIVGYQVRFTDTSSDGTLVRVMTDGILLAQIQRDPMLRAYDTLIIDEAHERSLNIDFILGYLTRLLPQRPDLKVVITSATIDSARFAEHFASADGAPAPVVEVTGRTYPVEIRYRPLTPDPPEAGAGAPAARAPKQDERDPLTAVCEAVDELCAEGPGDILVFFSGEREIRDAEDALVGHLGPRVADQRRSDSVEIIPLYSRLSSAEQHKVFERHSTRRVVLATNVAETSLTVPGIRYVVDPGTARISRFSKATKVQRLPIEPISQASANQRAGRCGRVADGIAIRLYSEADFESRPEFTEPEILRTSLAAVILQMVAVGVASTPDDVAKFPFVEPPDTRSIRDGVQLLTELGALEGVANGPGARLTEVGRALAQLPMDPRLGRMIVEGGRRGVAREVIIIAAALSIQDPRERPLEQRQQADQLHARFADPTSDFLTYLNLWEHVKDSQRELSSSAFRRMCRNEHLNYMRLREWQDVVTQLRQMAKPLGIRVEPPAPRSAPDAAIPAATSSGPTGATSSAPAAPRRRTAPGAAQTQLASDTGPDPTALRLDWDGDRIHVSLLSGLLSQLGMQEVTEVRAAAAHPQRKPPASARKGGRNEYLGARGARFAIFPGSPLSRKPPAWIMVGELVETSRLWGRDAARIQPEWAEDLAAHLVKRTYSDPAWSTKQGAAMASEKVLLYGVPIVAQRRVLYAKVDPEHARELFIRHALVDGEWTTHHAFFHDNRALLAEAESLEHRARRRDLVVDDDALYAFYDERVPADVVSARHFDTWWRTAQRTEPDLLDFTLAMLVPDTELGAVSETDFPDVWPQGDLELPLTYQFEPGTDADGVTVHLPVVVLNRVRPEGFDQMVPGVREELVVALIRSLAKPVRVQLVPAPDVARDVVGWIDANLPSWLDTVRAGDMAGSMHDAVAAAVRELRGVEIPADAWDDERLPAHLRMTFRVEEERGSASVVVDEGKDLVVLQRRLAAHTQDAVRVAVRSAVRDAVRESARESARAATAAGPTTAGGRAAPVGTTAGGGPRPSAPARPAPGSGAGAGSAGNPETSAAPAIAERTALTTWPTGLDGGRIPDLVETPVAGGLTVRGYPALVEERGPARELQVSLRVLADPARQAAAHARGLRRLLLLETGLATARITSRWSGTQALTLAASPYRSTPALVADVQLATVGSLLDAAAPTAGVRDLVTYTRVRDQARGELEDAVHRTVADVVTVLTAARELDGAVRAATSLALLNTLQDIREQSAALVHDGFVAEAGAARLPHLARYLRAARHRLTKAAQDPNRDAEIGWRIRDLEDAYAQARQRAASAAPDPVRDAALAEVRWMLEELRVSLFAQQLGTPTPISEKRIRAILT from the coding sequence ATGGGCGAGCACGAGGTGGGCACGGACGGCGGGGGCCCGACCCCGCACGAGTCGGCGACCGCGTCGACCCCGACCACGCCGACCACCCCGACCCGCGGCCGACGACGTCGCGGCGGGGGTCCGCGCGCCCGCGGCGGGGCGCCGCGGACCACTGACACGAAGGCACGCGGCAGCGACCGCGCCGATCGAGGCGATCGCCGCGACCACGGCGGCGAGCACCGCCCCGAGCAGGTGGACGCGCAGCAGACGGCCCGGGTGGGCCGCAAGGCCCAGGTGCGCCGCGCCGTCGTCGTCCCGCCGATCCACTACCCGCCCGACCTGCCCGTCTCCGCGCGGCGCGACGACATCTCCGCGACGATCCGCGACCACCAGGTCGTGATCGTCTCCGGCGAGACCGGGTCCGGCAAGACGACCCAGCTGCCCAAGATCCTGCTCGAGCTCGGCAGGGGCCGCGCCGGGCAGATCGGGCACACGCAGCCGCGGCGCATCGCCGCGCGGACGGTCGCGGAGCGGATCGCGGAGGAGATCGGCACGCCGCTCGGCGAGATCGTCGGGTACCAGGTCCGGTTCACCGACACCTCGAGCGACGGCACGCTCGTGCGGGTCATGACCGACGGCATCCTGCTCGCTCAGATCCAGCGCGACCCGATGCTGCGCGCCTACGACACCCTGATCATCGACGAGGCGCACGAGCGCTCGCTCAACATCGACTTCATCCTCGGGTACCTCACGCGCCTGCTGCCGCAGCGCCCGGACCTCAAGGTCGTCATCACCTCCGCGACGATCGACTCCGCGCGGTTCGCCGAGCACTTCGCCTCCGCCGACGGCGCGCCCGCGCCGGTCGTGGAGGTCACCGGCCGCACCTACCCGGTCGAGATCCGGTACCGCCCGCTCACGCCCGATCCGCCCGAGGCCGGCGCGGGGGCCCCCGCCGCGCGCGCGCCCAAGCAGGACGAGCGCGACCCGCTCACGGCCGTCTGCGAGGCGGTCGATGAGCTGTGCGCCGAGGGCCCGGGCGACATCCTCGTGTTCTTCTCGGGCGAGCGCGAGATCCGCGACGCCGAGGACGCGCTCGTGGGCCACCTCGGCCCGCGGGTCGCCGACCAGCGCCGCTCGGACTCCGTCGAGATCATCCCGCTGTACTCGCGCCTGTCGTCCGCCGAGCAGCACAAGGTGTTCGAGCGGCACAGTACGCGCCGCGTCGTGCTCGCCACGAACGTCGCCGAGACGTCGCTGACGGTGCCGGGCATCCGGTACGTCGTCGACCCGGGCACCGCGCGGATCTCGCGGTTCTCGAAGGCGACCAAGGTCCAGCGGCTGCCGATCGAGCCGATCTCCCAGGCGAGCGCGAACCAGCGCGCGGGCCGGTGCGGGCGCGTCGCGGACGGCATCGCGATCCGGCTGTACTCCGAGGCCGACTTCGAGTCCCGGCCCGAGTTCACCGAGCCCGAGATCCTGCGCACGTCGCTGGCCGCGGTCATCCTGCAGATGGTCGCGGTCGGGGTCGCCTCCACGCCCGACGACGTCGCGAAGTTCCCGTTCGTCGAGCCGCCCGACACGCGCTCGATCCGGGACGGGGTCCAGCTGCTCACCGAGCTCGGCGCGCTCGAGGGCGTCGCGAACGGCCCCGGCGCGCGGCTGACCGAGGTCGGCCGGGCGCTCGCGCAGCTGCCGATGGACCCGCGGCTGGGCCGGATGATCGTCGAGGGCGGGCGCCGCGGCGTCGCGCGCGAGGTCATCATCATCGCCGCCGCGCTGTCCATCCAGGACCCGCGCGAGCGCCCGCTCGAGCAGCGCCAGCAGGCCGACCAGTTGCACGCGCGGTTCGCCGACCCGACCTCCGACTTCCTCACGTACCTGAACCTGTGGGAGCACGTGAAGGACTCTCAGCGCGAGCTCTCCAGCTCGGCGTTCCGCCGGATGTGCCGCAACGAGCACCTCAACTACATGCGCCTACGCGAGTGGCAGGACGTCGTGACGCAGCTGCGCCAGATGGCCAAGCCGCTCGGCATCCGGGTCGAGCCGCCCGCGCCGCGGAGCGCGCCCGACGCGGCCATCCCCGCCGCGACGTCGTCGGGACCGACCGGCGCGACGTCGTCGGCCCCCGCCGCGCCCCGGCGCCGCACCGCCCCGGGCGCCGCGCAGACCCAGCTCGCGAGCGACACCGGGCCTGACCCGACGGCGCTGCGGCTCGACTGGGACGGCGACCGCATCCACGTCTCGCTGCTGTCCGGCCTGCTCTCGCAGCTCGGCATGCAGGAGGTGACCGAGGTGCGCGCCGCCGCGGCCCACCCCCAGCGCAAGCCCCCGGCGTCGGCCCGCAAGGGCGGGCGCAACGAGTACCTGGGGGCGCGCGGCGCGCGGTTCGCGATCTTCCCCGGCTCGCCGCTGTCCCGCAAACCCCCGGCCTGGATCATGGTCGGCGAGCTCGTGGAGACCTCGCGGCTGTGGGGGCGCGACGCCGCCCGGATCCAGCCCGAGTGGGCGGAGGACCTCGCCGCGCACCTGGTCAAGCGCACGTACTCCGACCCGGCGTGGTCCACGAAGCAGGGCGCCGCGATGGCGTCCGAGAAGGTGCTGCTCTACGGCGTCCCGATCGTCGCCCAGCGCCGCGTGCTGTACGCGAAGGTCGACCCCGAGCACGCGCGCGAGCTGTTCATCCGGCACGCGCTCGTCGACGGCGAGTGGACCACGCACCACGCGTTCTTCCACGACAACCGCGCGCTGCTGGCCGAGGCCGAGAGCCTCGAGCACCGCGCGCGCCGCCGCGACCTCGTGGTCGACGACGACGCGCTCTACGCCTTCTACGACGAGCGCGTGCCGGCCGACGTCGTCTCCGCGCGGCACTTCGACACGTGGTGGAGGACGGCGCAGCGCACCGAGCCCGACCTGCTCGACTTCACGCTCGCGATGCTCGTGCCCGACACCGAGCTCGGGGCGGTCAGCGAGACCGACTTCCCGGACGTCTGGCCGCAGGGCGACCTCGAGCTGCCGCTGACGTACCAGTTCGAGCCGGGCACCGACGCCGACGGCGTGACCGTGCACCTCCCGGTCGTGGTGCTGAACCGCGTGCGCCCCGAGGGCTTCGACCAGATGGTCCCCGGCGTCCGCGAGGAGCTCGTTGTCGCACTCATCCGCTCGCTCGCGAAGCCCGTGCGCGTGCAGCTGGTGCCGGCGCCCGACGTCGCGCGCGACGTCGTCGGCTGGATCGACGCGAACCTGCCGTCGTGGCTCGACACGGTGCGGGCGGGCGACATGGCGGGGTCCATGCACGACGCCGTGGCCGCGGCGGTTCGCGAGCTGCGCGGGGTCGAGATCCCCGCCGACGCGTGGGACGACGAGCGGCTCCCCGCGCACCTGCGCATGACGTTCCGGGTCGAGGAGGAGCGCGGCAGCGCGTCCGTCGTCGTCGACGAGGGCAAGGACCTGGTCGTGCTCCAGCGCCGGCTCGCCGCGCACACCCAGGACGCCGTCCGGGTCGCGGTGCGCTCGGCGGTGCGCGACGCCGTGCGGGAGTCGGCACGGGAGTCGGCGCGGGCCGCGACGGCGGCCGGCCCGACCACGGCCGGCGGTCGTGCGGCACCGGTCGGTACGACTGCCGGCGGTGGTCCCCGGCCCAGCGCTCCCGCCCGGCCGGCCCCCGGATCGGGCGCCGGCGCCGGTAGCGCCGGCAACCCCGAGACCTCCGCTGCGCCCGCGATCGCGGAGCGCACCGCACTGACCACCTGGCCGACCGGCCTCGACGGCGGGCGCATCCCCGACCTGGTCGAGACGCCCGTCGCCGGCGGACTCACCGTGCGCGGGTACCCGGCGCTCGTCGAGGAGCGCGGCCCTGCCCGCGAGCTCCAGGTCTCGCTGCGGGTCCTGGCCGACCCGGCCCGGCAGGCCGCGGCGCACGCGCGCGGGCTGCGCAGACTGCTGCTCCTGGAGACCGGGCTCGCGACGGCGCGCATCACGTCGCGTTGGTCCGGGACGCAGGCGCTCACGCTCGCCGCGAGCCCCTACCGCAGCACCCCGGCGCTCGTCGCCGACGTGCAGCTCGCCACCGTCGGCTCGCTGCTCGACGCCGCGGCGCCCACGGCCGGGGTGCGCGACCTGGTCACGTACACACGGGTCCGGGACCAGGCGCGTGGCGAGCTCGAGGACGCCGTCCACCGCACGGTCGCCGACGTCGTGACCGTGCTCACGGCGGCGCGCGAGCTCGACGGCGCCGTCCGGGCGGCCACCAGCCTCGCCCTGCTGAACACGTTGCAAGACATCCGCGAGCAGTCGGCGGCGCTCGTGCACGACGGCTTCGTCGCCGAGGCGGGTGCGGCGCGCCTTCCTCATCTCGCGCGGTACCTCCGCGCGGCGCGGCACCGCCTCACCAAGGCCGCCCAGGACCCGAACCGGGACGCCGAGATCGGCTGGCGGATCCGTGACCTCGAGGACGCCTATGCGCAGGCGCGCCAGCGCGCGGCGAGCGCCGCTCCTGACCCGGTCCGGGACGCGGCCCTCGCGGAGGTCCGCTGGATGCTCGAGGAGCTGCGCGTCAGCCTGTTCGCCCAGCAGCTCGGCACCCCGACGCCGATCTCGGAGAAGCGGATCCGCGCGATCCTGACCTGA
- a CDS encoding META domain-containing protein — MTGRRATGQRPTHRRRAGLVPLLVLAVTLAAAGCSGGGDALDGTSWTLTRSSASAIDPASVTITAEFADGQVTGSSGVNTYGGEYSADDDGGFSVGTLRSTLMAGPEPAMAAESAFTDLLAQATAYDATDDQLTLADADGNEVLTFTAAS, encoded by the coding sequence ATGACCGGCAGGCGCGCGACCGGCCAGCGCCCGACCCACCGGCGACGGGCCGGCCTCGTCCCGCTGCTCGTGCTCGCCGTGACCCTCGCCGCCGCGGGCTGCTCGGGCGGCGGCGACGCGCTCGACGGCACGTCGTGGACCCTCACCCGGTCGTCGGCCAGCGCGATCGACCCCGCCTCCGTCACGATCACGGCCGAGTTCGCGGACGGCCAGGTCACCGGCTCGTCCGGCGTCAACACCTACGGCGGGGAGTACTCGGCCGACGACGACGGCGGCTTCTCGGTCGGCACGCTCCGGTCCACGCTGATGGCCGGGCCCGAACCGGCGATGGCGGCGGAGTCGGCGTTCACCGACCTGCTCGCCCAGGCGACGGCGTACGACGCGACCGACGACCAGCTCACGCTCGCCGACGCGGACGGCAACGAGGTGCTCACCTTCACCGCGGCGTCCTGA
- a CDS encoding phage holin family protein codes for MIRFLLGLAVWLVSAAAGLLVATYLLDGMNLTTSGFVTVVVVFAAAQSILAPFVAMLAKRYAPPVLGGIGLVTTVVALLITSFVTDGLTIDGFDTWVFASLIVWITTMIATLLLPVIVVKRVLDKRTPGRENTGPGTPASA; via the coding sequence ATGATCCGATTTCTCCTCGGCTTGGCGGTCTGGCTCGTCTCGGCGGCGGCGGGTCTCCTGGTCGCGACCTACCTGCTCGACGGCATGAACCTCACCACGAGCGGCTTCGTCACCGTGGTCGTCGTGTTCGCCGCGGCGCAGTCGATCCTCGCCCCCTTCGTGGCCATGCTGGCCAAACGGTACGCGCCGCCCGTCCTCGGCGGCATCGGCCTCGTGACGACCGTCGTCGCCCTGCTGATCACGTCCTTCGTGACCGACGGGCTGACGATCGACGGGTTCGACACGTGGGTTTTCGCCTCCCTCATCGTGTGGATCACGACCATGATCGCGACGCTCCTGCTGCCCGTCATCGTGGTCAAGCGCGTGCTCGACAAGCGCACTCCGGGCCGCGAGAACACCGGCCCGGGCACCCCCGCGAGCGCATGA
- a CDS encoding MarR family winged helix-turn-helix transcriptional regulator — protein MTHLAVDAWEALLRAHVTLIKEFAEDFRGERVSMAEYDVLYTLTGFPGGTARLGELAATVRLSQPGLSRLIERMEGEGLVRRERDPLDGRGTLVGLTADGRAAQLELGRRHSRSIVARVGTALSPAEQAELKRLCLKLRARAEGPGQRAGDALA, from the coding sequence ATGACCCACCTCGCCGTCGATGCCTGGGAGGCGCTGCTGCGCGCCCACGTCACCCTCATCAAGGAGTTCGCCGAGGACTTTCGCGGCGAGCGCGTCTCCATGGCCGAGTACGACGTGCTCTACACGCTGACCGGGTTTCCGGGCGGGACGGCGCGGCTCGGCGAGCTCGCGGCGACGGTGCGGCTCAGCCAGCCGGGCCTGAGCCGCCTCATCGAGCGCATGGAGGGCGAGGGGCTCGTCCGGCGCGAACGCGATCCTCTCGACGGTCGGGGCACGCTCGTCGGGCTGACGGCCGACGGCCGTGCGGCCCAGCTCGAGCTCGGCCGCCGGCACAGCCGGTCGATCGTGGCGCGGGTCGGCACGGCGTTGAGCCCGGCCGAGCAGGCGGAGCTCAAGCGGCTGTGCCTCAAGCTGCGCGCCCGGGCGGAGGGTCCTGGTCAGCGTGCGGGCGACGCGCTAGCCTGA